In Salinigranum marinum, one DNA window encodes the following:
- a CDS encoding AIR synthase family protein — METELGKVDREFFTEYLYPNLGADRDDVRLGPTHGVDFGVLDVGGRALVVATDPVSVLPRLGFDRAARFALDIVLADVAVSGLAPTHLTVSLSLPPDFGDDEFATFWEAWSDEARELGVSIAAGHTARYADCSFPWVGAATALAVGDHDDVIRPDGARPGDDLLVTKGPAVEATGLLTSLFPDAAPLSGDDLATAQARLDEAGAVRDARVVSEAGRGGVRAMHDATEGGLLGAFFEMAGAAGVRFDVDTSAVPWRPMVREAADALGFDPWTATTAGTLVVATDPAVTGDVVGALGEAGIPAGVVGRVADGDGVTLDGDAVDPPVGDSSWPVYAALAEASATD, encoded by the coding sequence ATGGAGACGGAACTCGGCAAAGTCGACCGCGAGTTCTTCACCGAGTACCTTTACCCGAACCTCGGGGCCGACCGCGACGACGTCCGTCTGGGGCCGACCCACGGCGTCGACTTCGGCGTCCTCGACGTCGGCGGGCGGGCGCTCGTCGTCGCCACCGACCCCGTCTCGGTGCTCCCTCGGCTCGGCTTCGACCGCGCCGCCCGCTTCGCGCTCGACATCGTCCTCGCCGACGTCGCGGTGTCGGGGCTCGCGCCGACGCACCTCACGGTGTCGCTGTCGCTCCCGCCCGACTTCGGCGACGACGAGTTCGCCACCTTCTGGGAGGCGTGGAGCGACGAGGCCCGGGAGTTGGGAGTCTCGATCGCCGCCGGCCACACCGCCCGCTACGCCGACTGTTCGTTCCCCTGGGTCGGTGCCGCGACCGCCCTCGCCGTGGGCGACCACGACGACGTGATCCGGCCGGACGGTGCCCGCCCCGGCGACGACCTGCTCGTCACGAAGGGGCCCGCGGTCGAGGCGACCGGCCTCCTCACCTCGCTGTTCCCCGACGCGGCCCCGCTGTCGGGCGACGACCTCGCGACGGCCCAGGCCCGGCTCGACGAGGCCGGTGCCGTCCGCGACGCCCGGGTCGTGAGCGAGGCCGGCCGCGGCGGCGTCCGCGCGATGCACGACGCCACCGAAGGCGGCCTGCTGGGGGCCTTTTTCGAGATGGCCGGCGCGGCCGGAGTCCGATTCGACGTCGACACCTCGGCGGTGCCGTGGCGGCCGATGGTGCGCGAGGCGGCCGACGCGCTCGGCTTCGACCCCTGGACCGCGACCACGGCCGGGACGCTCGTCGTCGCGACTGACCCCGCGGTGACCGGCGACGTCGTCGGGGCGCTCGGGGAGGCAGGAATCCCCGCCGGCGTCGTCGGGCGCGTGGCCGACGGCGACGGCGTCACGCTCGACGGCGACGCCGTCGACCCGCCGGTGGGTGACTCCTCGTGGCCAGTGTACGCCGCGCTCGCGGAGGCGTCGGCGACCGACTGA
- a CDS encoding alpha/beta hydrolase, protein MADAADELDAQAQAVVDDVSERGVPEWSALSVESARRLEDELFAASGPLAFARVTDLAIDGPGGELPLRVYHPDPGTRLPALCFFHGGLWALGTLDSIDGVCRRLARRAGRIVVSVDYRLAPEQPFPAGLEDCVTAVEWVAEHAASLGADGGRLAVGGTSAGGNLAAATCLFTREFGGPGIEGQLLLYPMVDCSLDYPSYDEQADGPLLTRRDVAWAHETYLRSPVDRYNPFAAPIRADSLDSLPPALVVTAGFDPLRDEGAAYADALADAGVPTRHDHEPAMPHGFLSLAAEVDAADAALDRVVDVLESGFAV, encoded by the coding sequence ATGGCCGACGCCGCGGACGAACTCGACGCACAGGCACAGGCAGTGGTCGACGACGTCTCCGAACGGGGCGTGCCCGAGTGGTCCGCGCTCTCCGTCGAGAGCGCCCGTCGACTCGAAGACGAACTGTTCGCAGCCAGCGGCCCACTCGCGTTCGCGCGCGTGACCGATCTGGCGATCGACGGGCCCGGCGGGGAGCTGCCGCTCAGGGTCTACCACCCCGATCCCGGAACCCGGCTGCCGGCGCTCTGCTTCTTCCACGGCGGGCTCTGGGCACTGGGAACGCTCGATTCGATCGACGGCGTCTGCCGGCGGCTCGCCCGCCGCGCCGGTCGGATCGTCGTCTCCGTCGACTACCGGCTCGCGCCCGAACAGCCGTTTCCGGCCGGGCTCGAAGACTGCGTGACTGCGGTCGAGTGGGTCGCCGAGCACGCCGCGTCGCTCGGCGCGGACGGGGGTCGGCTCGCGGTGGGCGGAACGAGCGCCGGCGGCAACCTCGCCGCGGCGACCTGCCTCTTCACCCGCGAGTTCGGCGGCCCCGGGATCGAGGGCCAACTCCTCCTCTATCCGATGGTCGACTGCTCGCTCGACTACCCCTCGTACGACGAGCAGGCGGACGGGCCGCTGCTCACCCGCCGCGACGTGGCGTGGGCGCACGAGACATACCTCCGCTCGCCGGTCGACCGGTACAACCCGTTCGCGGCGCCGATCCGCGCCGACTCGCTCGACTCGTTACCGCCGGCGCTCGTCGTCACGGCGGGGTTCGACCCGCTGCGCGACGAGGGGGCGGCCTACGCCGACGCGCTCGCCGACGCCGGCGTTCCGACCCGACACGACCACGAGCCAGCGATGCCACACGGCTTTCTGAGCCTCGCCGCGGAGGTCGACGCCGCGGACGCGGCGCTCGACCGGGTCGTCGATGTCTTAGAGAGCGGGTTCGCGGTCTGA